One Conger conger chromosome 18, fConCon1.1, whole genome shotgun sequence DNA window includes the following coding sequences:
- the LOC133117911 gene encoding cytochrome c oxidase subunit 7A-related protein, mitochondrial-like, giving the protein MYYKLSGITQRLTGSPPSTAYIPQGLKPAPPGPPSTMIFATPTKLASESGSMAEYLGSNRVSELQRLFQTADGMPVHLKRGVPDKLLYRSTMALTVGGVVYCLVALYIASQPRK; this is encoded by the exons atgtaCTATAAGTTAAGTGGAATCACGCAAAGATTGACGGGATCACCGCCGTCGACCGCCTACATCCCCCAG GGCCTGAAGCCtgcccccccgggcccccccaGCACCATGATCTTCGCCACCCCAACCAAGCTGGCGTCCGAGTCTGGATCCATGGCGGAGTACCTGGGCTCCAACAGAGTCTCAGAGCTGCAGAGGCTCTTCCAG acGGCGGACGGCATGCCCGTGCACCTGAAGCGGGGCGTCccagacaagctgctgtacCGCAGCACCATGGCGCTGACCGTCGGGGGCGTCGTGTACTGCCTGGTGGCCCTGTACATCGCCTCGCAGCCGCGCAAGTGA